The following are encoded together in the Janthinobacterium sp. Marseille genome:
- a CDS encoding carbohydrate kinase family protein, whose protein sequence is MKSLICGSVAFDTIMSFEGRFAEALLAEQLHKINVSFLVPTIRREFGGCAGNIAYNLKMLGGDPLIMATIGQDGASYRERLEQLQISQQCLKTIDDSYTGQAFITTDAGGNQINAFHPGAMSFSHHNKVADAGKVAIAIVAPDGRDGMLQHAQHCADLDIPLIFDPGQGLPMFNGDELKNFIELATYVAVNDYEAELLTERTGLSLKQIAERVSALVVTRGEQGAEIFTGSEHLNIPCVKAEQVLDPTGCGDAFRAGMLFGLTNNMDWATTGRLSSLMGSIKIAHQGPQNHVLSRAEIDDRFEQAFGYRL, encoded by the coding sequence ATGAAATCCTTAATCTGCGGTTCCGTTGCATTCGATACCATCATGTCCTTTGAAGGTCGTTTCGCTGAAGCCTTGCTGGCCGAGCAGTTGCACAAGATCAACGTATCTTTCCTGGTACCGACGATACGCCGCGAATTCGGTGGTTGTGCCGGCAATATCGCGTACAACCTGAAAATGTTGGGCGGCGATCCTTTGATCATGGCGACCATAGGTCAGGATGGCGCGTCCTACCGCGAGCGCCTCGAGCAATTGCAGATTTCCCAGCAATGCCTGAAAACCATAGACGATTCCTACACCGGCCAGGCTTTCATCACGACTGATGCCGGCGGCAACCAGATCAATGCCTTCCATCCTGGCGCGATGAGCTTTTCCCATCACAACAAGGTGGCAGATGCCGGCAAAGTGGCAATCGCCATCGTTGCACCGGACGGCCGTGACGGCATGCTGCAGCACGCGCAGCACTGCGCCGACCTGGATATCCCGCTGATCTTCGATCCGGGCCAGGGCTTGCCTATGTTTAATGGTGATGAATTGAAGAATTTCATTGAGCTGGCAACTTATGTCGCCGTCAATGACTATGAAGCGGAATTGCTGACCGAGCGTACCGGCCTGTCACTGAAACAGATCGCGGAACGTGTATCCGCACTGGTTGTCACCCGTGGCGAACAAGGCGCAGAGATTTTCACCGGCAGCGAACACCTGAATATTCCATGCGTCAAAGCTGAACAGGTGCTCGATCCGACCGGTTGCGGTGACGCATTCCGTGCCGGCATGTTGTTTGGCCTGACCAACAATATGGATTGGGCGACTACCGGTCGCTTGTCGAGCCTGATGGGTTCGATCAAGATCGCGCATCAAGGCCCGCAGAACCACGTATTGTCACGTGCAGAAATCGACGATCGCTTTGAGCAGGCTTTCGGCTATCGCCTGTAA
- the accB gene encoding acetyl-CoA carboxylase biotin carboxyl carrier protein gives MDLRKLKTLIDLVAESDIAELEVTEGESKVRIVKSSAAPQNQVVMMQPQGAQAQYAPAPAAAPIAAAPVAAAPVEIQGHVVKSPMVGSFYRSSAPGSPAFVEVGSVVKEGDTLCIIEAMKLLNEIDADASGVIKEILVENGQPVEFGQPLFIIG, from the coding sequence ATGGATTTACGCAAGCTCAAGACCCTCATTGATCTGGTCGCAGAATCAGATATCGCTGAACTGGAAGTGACGGAAGGCGAAAGCAAAGTCCGTATCGTCAAATCGTCGGCAGCACCGCAAAACCAAGTCGTGATGATGCAACCGCAAGGCGCACAAGCGCAATACGCACCTGCACCAGCCGCCGCACCAATCGCTGCAGCACCGGTCGCAGCCGCGCCAGTCGAAATCCAGGGCCACGTCGTCAAGTCACCTATGGTCGGCAGCTTCTACCGCTCTTCCGCCCCAGGCTCGCCGGCATTTGTCGAAGTCGGTTCGGTCGTCAAGGAAGGCGATACCCTGTGCATCATCGAAGCAATGAAACTCTTGAATGAAATCGATGCTGATGCTTCCGGCGTCATCAAGGAAATCCTGGTCGAAAACGGCCAACCGGTCGAGTTTGGCCAACCGTTGTTTATCATCGGCTAA
- a CDS encoding YggT family protein, whose protein sequence is MLDSVFTLIIDTVAIVLAGALLLRFWMQAVRVRPPMELAQFTYQLTDWLVRPLRRVLPGAGGYDWASVIGAFLVALAATAVDLLLRGGFSAQTLLLLSLLRVVQWALYGLIGLILIEVIFSWVNPRAPLAPFVRALNDPLMRPLRRVVPLIGTVDLSPLVALILLRIAIQLVTTLVAALL, encoded by the coding sequence GTGCTGGATAGTGTATTTACGCTGATTATCGATACCGTCGCCATCGTGCTGGCGGGTGCCTTGCTGCTCAGATTCTGGATGCAGGCGGTTCGCGTGCGTCCACCGATGGAGCTGGCACAATTTACCTATCAATTGACAGACTGGCTGGTACGTCCCTTGCGCCGTGTATTGCCGGGTGCAGGTGGTTACGACTGGGCCAGTGTGATTGGCGCTTTCCTGGTAGCGTTGGCGGCAACAGCTGTTGACTTGCTGCTGCGTGGCGGCTTCAGTGCGCAGACGCTGCTGCTCTTGTCCTTGCTAAGGGTGGTGCAGTGGGCGCTGTATGGCCTGATCGGCCTGATTCTGATTGAAGTGATCTTCAGCTGGGTGAATCCGCGGGCCCCGCTGGCACCGTTTGTCCGTGCCCTGAATGATCCGCTGATGCGGCCTTTGCGCCGGGTGGTGCCTTTGATCGGGACGGTGGATTTATCGCCTTTGGTTGCGCTGATCCTGCTGCGCATCGCGATTCAGCTGGTCACTACCCTGGTGGCAGCGCTGCTGTAG
- a CDS encoding DUF3426 domain-containing protein, giving the protein MALATQCPHCQTTFRVAHDQLKLRAGLVRCGYCKEIFNGIENLLPSEDPASAAPAVPATTNAETTEVQVQAAAVAPEIEQDANEDSAPAIADSNESTPDEPDETASADTEEPVAEAPAASKIDFDIPAGFERDADVYVPDPAYEANKPEDPLQRMTLLDFTRDLPDEINAENTASTYDPNELDQAINDLQRKPWRRSRKSAQAATQDALDEVDADDEPDFLKRGRRKQRLSRKLRIFLGISCFILLIAALLQGIYVFRNQIAGWFPQAKPILIQTCELLGCRIDLPAQIDQVSIESSELQTLANNKDTFVLTTLLRNYSSTYQEWPHIELTLNDINEKPLLRRVFTPDDYLHNSEDVRIGFSANSERSVKLSFELTQLKASGYRVYLFYP; this is encoded by the coding sequence ATGGCACTCGCGACTCAATGTCCCCACTGCCAAACGACGTTTCGCGTCGCGCATGACCAATTGAAATTGCGCGCAGGCCTGGTGCGCTGCGGTTATTGCAAGGAAATCTTTAACGGCATAGAAAACCTGCTGCCGTCGGAAGATCCGGCCTCGGCGGCACCAGCAGTGCCCGCCACCACCAACGCAGAAACCACAGAAGTCCAGGTCCAGGCCGCGGCTGTTGCGCCGGAGATAGAACAAGACGCCAACGAAGACAGTGCTCCGGCCATAGCCGATAGCAATGAATCCACTCCCGACGAACCGGATGAAACTGCAAGCGCTGACACGGAAGAGCCGGTAGCCGAAGCCCCTGCCGCCAGCAAGATCGATTTCGATATCCCGGCCGGCTTTGAACGCGACGCCGACGTGTATGTGCCGGATCCCGCCTACGAAGCAAACAAACCGGAAGACCCGCTGCAGCGCATGACCTTGCTGGATTTCACGCGCGACTTGCCGGATGAAATCAATGCAGAAAATACCGCTTCGACTTACGATCCGAATGAGCTGGACCAGGCCATCAACGATTTGCAGCGCAAACCGTGGCGCCGCAGCCGGAAGTCTGCCCAAGCCGCAACCCAAGATGCGCTGGATGAGGTCGATGCCGATGATGAACCCGACTTCCTCAAACGCGGTCGGCGCAAACAACGCCTGAGCCGCAAGCTGCGTATTTTCCTTGGCATCAGCTGCTTCATCTTGCTGATCGCCGCCCTGCTGCAGGGCATATATGTATTCCGCAATCAAATTGCCGGCTGGTTCCCGCAAGCCAAACCGATCCTGATCCAAACCTGTGAACTGCTGGGTTGCCGCATCGACCTCCCTGCTCAAATCGACCAGGTATCGATCGAGTCCAGCGAACTGCAAACGCTGGCCAACAACAAGGATACGTTTGTACTCACTACGCTGCTACGCAACTACAGCAGTACGTATCAGGAATGGCCGCATATAGAATTGACGCTCAATGACATCAACGAGAAACCCTTGCTCAGGCGCGTCTTTACGCCGGACGACTATCTGCACAATAGCGAAGATGTGCGCATCGGCTTTAGCGCCAACAGTGAACGCAGCGTCAAATTGTCTTTCGAACTAACACAGTTGAAAGCATCCGGTTACCGCGTCTACCTGTTCTATCCCTGA
- a CDS encoding ribonucleotide-diphosphate reductase subunit beta, whose product MLSWDEEVKPAAPAPALQPALQQVRDAAAQRLQTQDVALDPALVAKDAAAVDPTRRMDAADKRVINGQTDVNQLVPFKYKWAWDKYLAGCANHWMPQEINMQRDIELWKNPNGLTDDERRLVKRNLGFFVTADSLAANNIVLGTYRHITAPECRQYLLRQAFEEAIHTHAYQYIVESLGLDEGEIFNAYNEVESIRDKDQFLIPFIETLTDPEFKTGTTENDQKLLRSLIVFACLMEGLFFYVGFAQILALGRQNKMMGAAEQYQYILRDESMHCNFGIDLINTIKLENPHLWTPQFREEIKTLFLRAVELEYRYAEDTMPRGVLGLNAPMFKGYLRFIANRRAQQIGLEPMFEQEENPFPWMSEMIDLKKERNFFETRVIEYQTGGALNWE is encoded by the coding sequence ATGCTAAGTTGGGATGAAGAAGTAAAACCGGCAGCACCTGCGCCAGCATTGCAACCGGCTTTGCAGCAAGTACGTGATGCAGCCGCACAACGCCTGCAAACACAAGATGTGGCACTGGATCCTGCCCTGGTAGCGAAAGACGCCGCCGCAGTTGATCCGACCCGTCGTATGGATGCCGCCGACAAGCGCGTCATCAATGGCCAGACTGACGTGAACCAGCTGGTGCCGTTCAAATACAAATGGGCCTGGGATAAATACCTGGCTGGTTGCGCCAACCACTGGATGCCGCAAGAGATCAATATGCAGCGTGATATTGAATTGTGGAAAAATCCGAACGGCCTGACTGATGACGAGCGTCGTCTGGTAAAGCGCAATCTGGGCTTTTTCGTGACCGCCGATTCGCTGGCCGCCAACAATATCGTGCTCGGTACCTACCGCCACATTACGGCGCCGGAATGCCGCCAGTACCTGTTGCGCCAGGCATTTGAAGAGGCGATCCACACCCATGCCTATCAATACATCGTTGAATCGCTGGGCCTGGACGAAGGCGAAATCTTCAATGCCTACAATGAAGTCGAGTCGATTCGCGACAAGGATCAGTTCCTGATTCCATTCATTGAGACGCTGACCGATCCTGAATTCAAGACCGGCACGACTGAGAATGATCAGAAATTGCTGCGCTCGCTCATCGTGTTTGCCTGCCTGATGGAAGGTCTTTTCTTCTATGTCGGCTTCGCGCAAATCCTCGCGCTCGGTCGTCAAAACAAGATGATGGGTGCTGCAGAGCAGTATCAATACATCCTGCGTGATGAGTCCATGCACTGCAACTTCGGCATCGATTTGATCAACACGATCAAGCTCGAAAATCCGCATTTGTGGACGCCGCAATTCCGCGAAGAGATTAAAACGTTGTTTTTACGCGCAGTAGAGTTGGAATATCGTTACGCAGAGGATACAATGCCGCGTGGAGTGCTTGGTCTTAACGCACCGATGTTCAAAGGCTATTTGAGATTCATTGCAAATCGCCGCGCACAACAAATCGGTTTGGAGCCGATGTTTGAACAAGAAGAAAATCCATTCCCATGGATGAGCGAGATGATCGATCTGAAAAAGGAGCGCAACTTTTTCGAGACCCGAGTCATCGAGTACCAAACTGGTGGCGCGCTCAACTGGGAATAA
- the aroQ gene encoding type II 3-dehydroquinate dehydratase: MAKNILLLNGPNLNLLGSREPEVYGATTLADVERAASEQVAQAGAKLTTFQSNHEGALIDRIQAAKKEGIDAIVINPGGLTHTSVSLRDALAAVAIPFVEIHVSNIHQREAFRHHSYLSGIAVGVICGLGTEGYAAAISFALKKL; encoded by the coding sequence ATGGCAAAAAATATTCTTTTATTAAACGGCCCGAACCTGAATTTATTGGGTTCGCGCGAGCCTGAGGTCTATGGCGCCACCACTCTTGCTGATGTGGAACGTGCTGCCAGCGAACAGGTCGCGCAAGCCGGTGCCAAGTTGACCACCTTCCAGAGCAATCATGAAGGTGCGTTGATAGACCGCATCCAGGCCGCGAAAAAAGAAGGTATCGATGCCATCGTGATTAATCCGGGCGGACTCACGCATACCAGCGTATCATTGCGCGATGCATTGGCCGCCGTTGCCATTCCATTTGTGGAAATTCACGTTTCCAATATTCACCAGCGCGAAGCATTCCGCCACCATTCCTATCTGTCCGGCATCGCCGTCGGCGTGATATGCGGCTTGGGTACCGAAGGATATGCTGCAGCCATCTCTTTTGCACTCAAAAAGCTCTAA
- the accC gene encoding acetyl-CoA carboxylase biotin carboxylase subunit: protein MFEKILIANRGEIALRIQRACREMGIKTVVVHSEADRDAKYVKLADESVCIGPAPSSLSYLNMPAIISAAEVTDAEAIHPGYGFLSENADFAERVEQSGFVFIGPRSDSIRMMGDKVSAKQAMIKAGVPCVPGSEGALPDDAKEIVQIARKIGYPVIIKAAGGGGGRGMRVVHTEAALLNAVTMTKTEAGSAFGNPEVYMEKYLENPRHVEIQILADEHKNAIWLGERDCSMQRRHQKVLEEAPAPGIPRKTIERIGDRCAEACRKMGYRGAGTFEFLYENGEFYFIEMNTRVQVEHPVTEMITGIDIVQEQIRIAAGEKLRFRQRDVILSGHAIECRINAEDPFKFTPSPGKIVSWHAPGGPGIRVDSHAYAGYYVPPHYDSMVGKVIAYGATREQAIKRMQIALSEMVVEGIQTNIPLHRELMVDARFIEGGTNIHYLEQKLANKPDLPKE, encoded by the coding sequence ATGTTTGAAAAAATCCTCATCGCCAACCGCGGCGAAATCGCGCTCCGTATCCAGCGCGCCTGCCGCGAAATGGGCATCAAGACCGTGGTTGTCCACTCCGAGGCAGACCGCGACGCAAAATACGTCAAGCTGGCCGACGAGTCCGTTTGTATCGGCCCGGCACCTTCTTCGCTGAGCTACCTGAATATGCCGGCCATCATCAGCGCGGCCGAAGTGACGGATGCCGAAGCGATCCATCCCGGCTACGGCTTCCTGTCCGAAAACGCTGATTTTGCCGAACGCGTAGAGCAATCCGGCTTCGTCTTTATCGGCCCACGTTCCGACTCGATCCGTATGATGGGCGATAAAGTATCGGCCAAACAGGCGATGATCAAGGCTGGCGTGCCATGCGTCCCAGGTTCGGAAGGCGCATTGCCGGATGATGCGAAAGAAATCGTGCAGATCGCACGCAAGATTGGTTACCCGGTCATTATTAAAGCAGCAGGTGGTGGTGGCGGACGCGGTATGCGCGTCGTGCATACCGAAGCAGCGCTGCTCAATGCCGTCACCATGACCAAGACAGAAGCCGGCAGCGCTTTCGGCAATCCGGAAGTGTATATGGAGAAGTATCTGGAAAATCCACGCCACGTGGAAATCCAGATCCTCGCCGACGAACACAAAAATGCAATCTGGCTGGGCGAACGCGATTGCTCGATGCAGCGCCGCCACCAAAAAGTATTGGAAGAAGCACCGGCACCAGGCATTCCGCGCAAAACCATCGAACGCATCGGTGACCGTTGCGCCGAAGCTTGCCGCAAGATGGGCTATCGCGGTGCCGGCACTTTTGAATTCCTGTACGAAAACGGCGAGTTCTATTTCATTGAAATGAACACCCGCGTCCAGGTCGAACATCCGGTCACTGAAATGATTACCGGCATCGATATCGTACAAGAACAAATCCGCATTGCTGCCGGTGAGAAACTGCGTTTCCGCCAGCGCGACGTGATCCTCAGTGGCCACGCCATCGAATGCCGTATCAATGCCGAAGACCCGTTCAAATTCACCCCTTCGCCGGGCAAGATCGTTTCCTGGCACGCGCCGGGCGGTCCTGGCATCCGGGTTGACTCGCATGCTTATGCCGGTTACTACGTGCCACCGCATTATGATTCGATGGTCGGCAAGGTCATCGCCTACGGTGCGACCCGCGAACAAGCTATCAAGCGCATGCAGATCGCCTTGTCGGAAATGGTGGTCGAAGGCATCCAGACCAACATCCCATTGCATCGTGAATTGATGGTGGATGCACGCTTTATCGAAGGCGGAACCAACATCCATTACCTCGAGCAAAAACTGGCGAACAAACCTGATTTGCCTAAAGAGTAA
- the prmA gene encoding 50S ribosomal protein L11 methyltransferase, giving the protein MSWTEIVIEVARTHAEALSDALMEAGALSVSVEDADFGTDAEQPLFGEPGMEPTEAAWEHSRVVALTPVEADQAAIVAEAAQAVGLAATDVAFTLRAVEEQDWVRLTQSQFEPIHIGKNIWVVPSWHDAPDPQALVLELDPGLAFGTGSHPTTRLCMEWLEAHPPVGLSVLDYGCGSGILAMVAAKLGSTDVIGIDIDPQAIKSALFNTERNHCEVAYYLPDEFASSGHAHTFDVVVANILANPLKVMAPMLSGRVKPGGKLILSGVLATQVEEVSAAYAPFIKLSVWAEHEGWVALAGQLPPGPESGQA; this is encoded by the coding sequence ATGAGTTGGACCGAAATTGTGATCGAAGTCGCCCGTACGCATGCGGAAGCATTATCCGATGCGCTGATGGAGGCTGGCGCATTATCAGTCTCGGTAGAGGACGCTGACTTCGGCACTGACGCCGAGCAACCTTTGTTCGGCGAACCCGGCATGGAACCGACAGAAGCGGCATGGGAACACAGCCGCGTGGTCGCACTGACACCGGTCGAAGCCGACCAGGCCGCCATCGTTGCAGAAGCCGCCCAGGCGGTTGGCCTCGCTGCCACAGATGTTGCCTTTACACTGCGCGCAGTAGAAGAACAGGATTGGGTGCGTTTGACCCAATCGCAATTCGAACCTATCCATATCGGTAAAAATATCTGGGTCGTGCCGAGCTGGCACGATGCGCCTGATCCGCAGGCACTGGTATTGGAACTGGACCCCGGTCTCGCCTTCGGCACCGGTAGCCATCCGACCACACGCCTGTGCATGGAATGGCTGGAAGCCCATCCACCAGTTGGCCTGAGCGTACTCGATTACGGTTGCGGCTCCGGCATCCTGGCGATGGTGGCAGCCAAGCTCGGCTCGACTGACGTTATCGGCATCGATATCGATCCGCAAGCGATCAAATCGGCACTCTTCAATACCGAACGCAATCATTGCGAAGTCGCTTATTACCTGCCGGACGAATTTGCGAGCTCCGGCCATGCACATACCTTTGATGTGGTCGTCGCGAACATCCTCGCCAACCCGCTTAAAGTCATGGCACCGATGTTGTCCGGACGCGTGAAGCCGGGCGGCAAACTGATATTATCGGGTGTGCTTGCGACCCAGGTAGAAGAAGTCAGCGCCGCTTACGCCCCTTTCATCAAGCTCAGCGTCTGGGCCGAACATGAAGGTTGGGTTGCCCTCGCCGGCCAACTTCCTCCCGGTCCGGAATCCGGCCAGGCATAA
- a CDS encoding TlpA disulfide reductase family protein — translation MKRNVLLFGAIAVFFAAIGIYFGDKHHSPAAPESPAVATFFAQQMEDSAGKMHTLGEWQGKTLIVNFWATWCAPCVEEMPELTELQTELAGKNIQILGVGIDSPSNIREFAAKYKITYPLYIAGLTGSELSRQFGNQAGGLPFTVIIGPKGDVRKTYLGRLKMDQLRADIAAL, via the coding sequence ATGAAACGTAATGTATTGTTGTTCGGCGCTATCGCCGTGTTCTTTGCTGCCATCGGCATCTACTTCGGCGACAAGCATCACAGCCCCGCCGCTCCCGAATCGCCGGCCGTCGCCACCTTCTTTGCCCAGCAAATGGAAGACAGCGCCGGCAAAATGCATACGCTGGGCGAATGGCAGGGCAAAACGCTGATTGTTAACTTCTGGGCAACATGGTGCGCGCCTTGCGTGGAAGAAATGCCTGAGTTAACTGAATTACAAACCGAGCTGGCCGGGAAGAATATCCAGATCCTCGGCGTCGGCATCGACTCGCCGAGCAATATCCGCGAATTCGCCGCCAAATATAAAATCACCTACCCGCTTTATATAGCCGGCCTGACCGGCAGTGAACTGTCGCGCCAGTTCGGCAACCAGGCTGGCGGCCTGCCCTTTACCGTGATCATTGGTCCGAAAGGCGATGTCCGCAAGACCTATCTGGGACGCCTGAAGATGGATCAATTGCGCGCGGACATCGCAGCCCTTTAA
- a CDS encoding histone H1-like DNA-binding protein: protein MATAAKKPAAKKPAAKKAAAKKPAAAKKPVAKKAAAKKPVAKKAAAKKPVAKKAVAKKVVAKKKPVAKKAAAKKPVVKKAVAKKVVAKKKPVAKKAAAKKPVAKKAVAKKVVAKKKPAAKKAAAKKPAAKKAVAKKAVAKKPAAKKAAAKKPAAKPAAKKAAAKKPVAKKPAAKKAAPKKPAAKPAAVAAPAVKTVLNPAAAWPFPTGTRP, encoded by the coding sequence ATGGCAACAGCAGCAAAAAAACCAGCAGCTAAGAAACCAGCTGCAAAGAAAGCAGCAGCTAAAAAACCAGCTGCAGCAAAAAAACCAGTAGCAAAAAAAGCAGCAGCTAAAAAGCCAGTGGCTAAAAAAGCAGCAGCTAAAAAGCCAGTAGCTAAGAAAGCTGTAGCTAAAAAAGTCGTTGCTAAGAAAAAGCCAGTGGCTAAAAAAGCAGCAGCTAAAAAGCCAGTAGTTAAGAAAGCTGTAGCTAAAAAAGTCGTTGCTAAGAAAAAGCCAGTGGCTAAAAAAGCAGCAGCTAAAAAGCCAGTAGCTAAGAAAGCTGTAGCTAAAAAAGTCGTTGCTAAGAAAAAGCCAGCGGCCAAAAAAGCAGCAGCCAAAAAGCCAGCGGCTAAAAAAGCAGTTGCTAAAAAAGCTGTAGCGAAAAAGCCAGCAGCAAAAAAAGCAGCCGCTAAAAAGCCAGCAGCTAAGCCAGCAGCCAAAAAAGCTGCAGCTAAAAAGCCAGTTGCTAAAAAACCTGCAGCTAAAAAAGCAGCGCCTAAAAAGCCTGCCGCCAAGCCAGCAGCAGTAGCAGCACCTGCAGTTAAGACGGTGTTGAATCCGGCAGCAGCATGGCCGTTTCCAACGGGCACACGTCCGTAA